A portion of the Streptomyces sp. NBC_00376 genome contains these proteins:
- a CDS encoding hydroxyacid dehydrogenase, with protein MNEPARTPTALLVMEEERRADVYPREVLAEVERLVHLQGPPLTRQQLDEDPDVLRQVDVLLTGWGAPVLDAAFLSRAPRLRAVFVAAGSVRHLTTPAFWARGVPIVSAAAANAVPVAEFTLAQVLLGLKQVHRIARDVASSRRFPHNPQVPGAYRSRVGLLGLGHIGRLVAAHLGRFDVEVLATDPLASPDTARQAGVRLVGIEELFATCHVVSLHAPLLPETRGTIGARLLNSLGPGATLINTARGALIDETAAAQVLHARPDLTAVLDVTHPEPPAHDSPLFTLPNVVLTPHLGGALGAERHRLGELVLDELRRFIHDQPLQHAIDPARAASLA; from the coding sequence ATGAACGAGCCGGCCCGCACACCGACAGCCTTGTTGGTCATGGAGGAAGAACGCAGGGCGGACGTCTATCCCCGCGAGGTCCTAGCCGAAGTGGAACGTCTCGTACACCTGCAGGGTCCACCCCTCACCCGGCAGCAGCTCGACGAGGATCCCGACGTGCTGCGACAGGTCGATGTCCTGCTCACGGGCTGGGGCGCGCCCGTGCTCGATGCCGCCTTCCTCTCGCGTGCCCCCCGGTTGCGGGCGGTCTTCGTCGCCGCGGGCTCCGTGCGGCACCTGACCACGCCGGCCTTCTGGGCACGCGGCGTCCCGATCGTCTCCGCGGCCGCGGCCAACGCCGTCCCGGTCGCGGAGTTCACTCTCGCCCAGGTCCTCCTGGGCCTCAAGCAGGTGCATCGCATCGCCCGGGACGTCGCGAGCAGCCGCCGTTTCCCGCACAACCCCCAGGTGCCGGGGGCCTACCGGTCACGCGTGGGCCTGCTCGGGCTCGGGCACATCGGCCGTCTCGTCGCGGCCCACCTCGGCCGCTTCGACGTCGAGGTCCTCGCCACGGATCCCCTCGCCTCCCCCGACACCGCCCGGCAGGCGGGCGTCCGGCTGGTCGGCATCGAGGAGCTGTTCGCCACCTGCCATGTCGTCAGCCTCCACGCGCCCCTCCTGCCCGAGACCCGCGGCACGATCGGGGCACGGCTGCTGAATTCCCTGGGGCCGGGCGCGACGCTGATCAACACCGCACGCGGCGCGCTCATCGACGAGACCGCCGCGGCGCAGGTCCTGCACGCCAGACCCGACCTCACCGCCGTACTCGATGTCACGCACCCGGAGCCTCCCGCCCATGACTCGCCACTCTTCACCCTTCCCAACGTCGTCCTGACACCCCACCTCGGCGGTGCCCTCGGGGCCGAACGCCATCGCCTCGGAGAGCTTGTGCTCGACGAACTCCGACGCTTTATACATGACCAACCTCTCCAGCACGCGATCGACCCCGCCCGCGCCGCCTCGCTGGCCTGA